From Argopecten irradians isolate NY unplaced genomic scaffold, Ai_NY scaffold_1197, whole genome shotgun sequence, a single genomic window includes:
- the LOC138314016 gene encoding DNA-directed RNA polymerase II subunit RPB1-like codes for MQSETPEAVPVSQRSPTPPPRSPTPPPRSPTPPPRSPTPPLTVLLDLDTQQQFTPNQVTHIQIIPIQSEYQPNSMPQTLQTWTPPAAMYPMQATNEWKPQRSCNWISAQSNNWTPPHFTPTHQTQHGSNHEEKENCLECTMVRAELERALKEMKLQHQLKSTNGQASYTDGRPRAGLLAPDVANSHH; via the exons ATGCAATCAGAA ACACCTGAAGCTGTCCCAGTGAGTCAAAGATCTCCCACACCTCCACCAAGATCTCCCACACCTCCACCAAGATCTCCCACACCTCCACCAAGATCTCCCACACCTCCACTTACTGTTCTCTTGGATCTAGACACTCAGCAACAATTCACACCTAACCAGGTCACACATATCCAGATTATTCCAATCCAGAGTGAGTACCAACCAAACTCGATGCCACAAACTCTTCAAACCTGGACACCGCCAGCAGCTATGTATCCGATGCAAGCAACAAATGAATGGAAACCCCAAAGGTCCTGTAATTGGATTTCTGCTCAGAGCAATAACTGGACTCCACCACATTTCACACCGACCCACCAAACTCAACATGGAAGCAACCATGAAGAGAAAGAG AATTGTCTGGAGTGTACAATGGTGAGAGCTGAACTGGAAAGAGCACTGAAGGAGATGAAGCTTCAACATCAGCTTAAGTCAACAAATG GTCAAGCCTCATACACAGATGGAAGGCCACGTGCTGGATTGTTGGCACCAGATGTTGCCAATTCTCACCAT